Proteins co-encoded in one Candidatus Stoquefichus sp. SB1 genomic window:
- a CDS encoding helix-turn-helix domain-containing protein gives MELKDKLLKLRKEKGMSQQELANELNVSRQSISKWELGESQPELNNIVMISELYHVSTDYLLKDIIVNDQKENETCQKVFVISLLMVLFGVISAHILWNQYQNSFSLLVGMFIQIVGIGIFEYFVITLHNDQIHWKFWSICIWLVTLLPVKYFVTYTQTFNLFYMKFSSMMNSHFGIIYMYLPLLIAMFLSGILFILIRKAFK, from the coding sequence ATGGAACTTAAAGATAAATTATTAAAATTAAGAAAAGAAAAAGGTATGTCACAACAGGAATTAGCAAATGAATTGAATGTTTCAAGGCAATCTATCAGTAAATGGGAATTAGGGGAAAGTCAACCAGAGTTAAATAATATTGTTATGATTAGTGAACTTTATCATGTATCAACGGATTATTTATTAAAGGATATTATTGTGAATGATCAAAAAGAGAATGAAACATGTCAAAAGGTATTTGTTATATCGTTATTAATGGTTTTATTTGGAGTGATAAGTGCACATATATTATGGAATCAATATCAAAATTCTTTCTCGTTATTAGTAGGTATGTTTATTCAGATTGTAGGGATAGGTATATTTGAGTATTTTGTGATTACACTTCATAATGATCAAATACACTGGAAATTTTGGAGTATATGTATATGGCTTGTTACGTTATTGCCAGTTAAGTACTTTGTAACATATACACAAACATTTAATTTGTTTTATATGAAATTTTCTTCAATGATGAATAGTCATTTTGGTATCATATATATGTATTTACCACTATTGATTGCTATGTTTTTGAGTGGAATCCTATTCATATTGATAAGAAAAGCATTTAAGTGA
- a CDS encoding pyridoxal phosphate-dependent aminotransferase encodes MSIKNKMNTRFKDLQGGLFSKVTKADVGEGAGQLIQNGYTVMAWADPFFPDPSIPESVKKTMISEIQNGFPSHYTMPMGDRKLREVIAKRIQNTYHMTLDPSRNILITPGSDSGLLYAMLPFLNEGDEVLIPDPSYPSNFVNAKLCGGKAVHVPLKPENGYQFDIDEFEKRVTDHTKMVLITHPNNPTGTVFNKQSIMSLCDFVKKHDLVLVCDQAFEDHIYDDREMIAPMSVEGMFERTITTFSISKGLGLSGFRVGYIVANDELMDVYYGGAVNVLGATNTLAQKAAITALEDESIIHDYHERLLRRRDIAYRILNSIPHVKAILPESGILSWIDISELGTSQEVAAYLLDKAHISVNEGTPYGLQGEGYLRIVHACFWDDEDAIKALNKIKECLIQLAVEKKLD; translated from the coding sequence ATGAGTATTAAAAATAAAATGAATACACGTTTTAAAGATTTACAAGGGGGATTATTTTCAAAAGTTACAAAAGCAGATGTTGGTGAAGGGGCTGGCCAACTTATCCAAAATGGCTATACAGTGATGGCTTGGGCTGATCCTTTCTTTCCAGATCCTTCAATACCTGAATCTGTCAAAAAAACTATGATTAGTGAAATTCAAAATGGCTTTCCTTCACATTATACAATGCCTATGGGAGATCGAAAATTACGTGAAGTGATTGCCAAAAGGATTCAAAACACATATCACATGACATTAGACCCTAGCCGTAATATTCTTATTACGCCTGGTTCAGATTCCGGATTATTATATGCCATGTTACCATTTTTAAATGAAGGTGATGAAGTGCTGATTCCTGATCCAAGTTATCCATCAAATTTTGTTAATGCAAAATTATGTGGAGGAAAAGCTGTTCATGTTCCTTTAAAACCTGAAAATGGATATCAATTTGATATTGATGAATTTGAAAAAAGAGTGACTGATCATACAAAAATGGTTCTGATTACCCATCCTAATAATCCAACAGGAACTGTTTTTAATAAACAATCTATTATGAGTTTATGTGATTTTGTAAAAAAACATGACCTTGTCTTAGTTTGCGATCAAGCTTTTGAAGATCATATTTATGATGATCGTGAAATGATTGCTCCTATGAGTGTTGAAGGAATGTTTGAAAGAACAATTACGACTTTTTCTATTTCTAAAGGATTAGGATTATCTGGGTTTAGAGTCGGATATATTGTTGCCAATGATGAATTAATGGATGTTTATTATGGAGGAGCTGTTAATGTTTTAGGAGCAACAAATACATTAGCTCAAAAAGCGGCTATTACTGCGTTAGAAGATGAAAGCATTATTCATGATTATCATGAAAGATTATTAAGAAGACGTGATATTGCTTATCGTATTTTAAATAGTATTCCTCATGTTAAAGCTATTTTACCTGAAAGTGGGATTTTATCATGGATTGATATTTCTGAACTTGGAACAAGTCAGGAGGTTGCTGCTTATCTTCTTGATAAAGCTCATATTTCAGTCAACGAAGGAACTCCTTATGGATTACAGGGCGAAGGATATCTTCGTATTGTTCATGCTTGTTTTTGGGATGATGAAGACGCTATCAAAGCATTGAATAAAATCAAAGAATGTCTAATTCAATTAGCTGTTGAAAAGAAATTAGATTAA
- the tgt gene encoding tRNA guanosine(34) transglycosylase Tgt yields the protein MEGFWYELKHVCKQSGARYGILHTPHGDVETPMFMPVGTLATVKGISPEQLKEMNSQVILSNTYHLWLRPGEDVVKQAGGLHKFMNYDGPILTDSGGFQVFSLGKTRKIEEEGVTFKSIVDGKKLFLSPEKAIQIQNDLGADIIMSFDECAPYPCTHDYMKKSVERTLRWAKRGKVAHARSDQALFGIVQGGEFEDLRELSAKELVKMDFPGYSIGGTSVGEPKDVMYKMIDDAIKWLPEDKPRYLMGVGNPIDLIEGALRGIDMFDCVLPTRVARHGALMTHHGRININNEKFKYDFTPIDDQCHCYTCRHYTRAYLRHLHKCDEIFGKSLLSIHNVAFLLQLSEDIRIAIQEDRLLDFKEEFLNSYGRDVYERAF from the coding sequence ATGGAAGGTTTTTGGTATGAATTAAAACATGTGTGCAAACAAAGTGGTGCTAGATATGGGATATTACATACTCCTCATGGAGATGTTGAAACACCGATGTTTATGCCCGTTGGTACACTTGCAACAGTAAAGGGAATTTCTCCTGAACAATTAAAAGAAATGAATTCACAAGTGATTCTTTCCAATACATATCATTTGTGGTTAAGACCTGGTGAAGATGTTGTCAAACAAGCTGGTGGTTTACATAAGTTTATGAATTATGATGGGCCTATTTTAACAGACAGTGGTGGTTTTCAAGTCTTTTCATTAGGAAAAACAAGAAAGATAGAAGAAGAAGGCGTCACTTTTAAAAGTATTGTAGATGGAAAGAAGTTATTTCTATCACCAGAAAAAGCAATCCAGATTCAAAATGATCTTGGCGCTGATATTATTATGAGCTTTGATGAATGTGCTCCTTATCCTTGTACCCATGATTATATGAAAAAAAGCGTAGAAAGAACACTGCGCTGGGCAAAAAGAGGAAAAGTGGCACATGCGAGAAGTGATCAGGCTTTATTTGGAATTGTTCAAGGTGGAGAATTTGAAGATTTAAGAGAACTCAGTGCTAAAGAATTAGTGAAAATGGATTTTCCTGGTTATTCAATTGGTGGAACAAGCGTTGGTGAACCTAAAGATGTCATGTATAAAATGATTGATGATGCGATTAAATGGTTACCAGAAGATAAACCAAGATATTTAATGGGGGTTGGAAATCCAATCGATCTTATTGAAGGTGCTTTAAGAGGAATTGACATGTTTGACTGTGTTCTTCCAACGAGAGTTGCTAGACATGGTGCATTAATGACACATCATGGTCGAATCAATATTAATAATGAGAAATTTAAATATGACTTTACACCTATTGATGATCAATGTCATTGTTATACTTGTCGTCACTATACACGAGCATATCTTAGACATTTACATAAGTGTGATGAAATATTTGGAAAAAGTTTACTCTCTATTCATAACGTTGCTTTCTTATTGCAGTTGAGTGAAGATATTAGAATTGCGATTCAAGAAGATCGTTTGTTAGACTTTAAAGAAGAATTCTTAAATAGTTATGGTAGAGATGTATATGAAAGGGCGTTTTAA
- the queA gene encoding tRNA preQ1(34) S-adenosylmethionine ribosyltransferase-isomerase QueA: MKLSEFDYHLPEELIAQTPLEKRDTSRLMVLDRKTETIEDKHFYDILDYLHEGDILVRNNTKVIPARLYGTKEETNGHVEVLLLKDKGQDIWECLVGNARIVKMDTMITFGDGSLKAKCVYIGEEGIRHFQMIYDGIFYEILDKLGTMPLPPYIKEKLEDQDRYQTVYAKIEGSAAAPTAGLHFTDEILEKVKAKGIQILDVTLHVGLGTFRPVKVDDVLEHHMHSEFYMIDEDVAKTLNQAKENGQRIISVGTTSTRTLEANFKKYGKFKATQESTDIFIYPGYQFVAIDALITNFHLPKSTLVMLVSAFANKDYILRAYHHAVEEKYRFFSFGDCMFIQ; this comes from the coding sequence ATGAAACTAAGTGAATTTGATTATCATTTACCTGAAGAATTAATAGCACAAACTCCCTTAGAAAAGAGAGATACTTCTCGTTTAATGGTATTAGACAGAAAAACAGAAACAATTGAAGATAAACATTTTTATGATATTCTTGATTATTTGCATGAAGGAGATATTCTGGTTAGAAATAATACGAAAGTTATTCCAGCAAGACTTTATGGAACAAAAGAAGAAACAAATGGTCATGTAGAAGTCCTATTACTAAAAGATAAAGGTCAAGATATTTGGGAATGTTTAGTTGGTAATGCAAGAATTGTAAAAATGGACACAATGATTACTTTTGGTGATGGTTCTTTAAAAGCAAAATGTGTCTATATTGGTGAAGAAGGTATCCGTCATTTTCAAATGATTTATGATGGTATTTTCTATGAAATTCTAGATAAGTTAGGAACAATGCCTTTACCTCCTTATATTAAAGAAAAACTTGAGGATCAAGATCGTTATCAGACAGTTTATGCAAAAATAGAAGGAAGTGCTGCTGCTCCAACAGCAGGTTTACATTTTACAGATGAAATCTTAGAAAAAGTGAAAGCAAAAGGTATTCAAATTCTAGATGTCACATTACATGTTGGTCTTGGAACATTTAGACCTGTAAAAGTAGATGATGTTTTAGAACATCATATGCATAGTGAATTCTATATGATTGATGAAGATGTTGCCAAAACATTAAATCAAGCAAAAGAAAATGGTCAACGTATTATTAGTGTTGGAACAACTTCTACACGTACACTTGAAGCCAACTTCAAAAAATATGGAAAATTCAAAGCAACACAAGAAAGCACTGATATTTTTATCTATCCAGGTTATCAGTTTGTTGCGATTGATGCATTAATTACAAATTTTCATTTACCAAAATCAACACTTGTTATGTTGGTAAGTGCCTTTGCGAATAAAGATTATATCTTAAGAGCCTATCATCATGCTGTAGAAGAAAAATATCGTTTCTTCTCATTTGGTGATTGCATGTTTATTCAATAA
- a CDS encoding epoxyqueuosine reductase QueH: MKINYDLKLQEELEKIKGTKPSLLLHVCCGPCSSNVIKELCEHFEITIYYSNSNIYPPEEYQRRFQELLHFIERFNQDFQQNIQVIEDKYNHSEWMSHMYPLKELPEGSLRCRLCYNLRMRRTFDYAKINHYDYWTTVLSISPHKNSQWINEIGDSWQSEAPKFLYADFKKNNGYLKSTQMTKEYEMYRQNYCGCMFSYEEMLKRESQK; encoded by the coding sequence ATGAAAATTAACTATGATTTAAAGTTACAAGAAGAACTTGAAAAAATTAAAGGCACAAAACCATCTTTATTATTACATGTATGTTGTGGACCATGTTCTAGCAATGTTATTAAAGAATTATGTGAACATTTTGAAATTACTATTTATTATTCTAATTCCAATATCTATCCACCAGAAGAATATCAAAGAAGATTTCAGGAATTATTACATTTCATTGAAAGATTCAATCAGGATTTTCAACAAAACATTCAAGTCATTGAAGATAAGTATAATCACTCTGAATGGATGAGTCATATGTACCCATTGAAAGAATTACCTGAAGGTAGTTTAAGATGTCGTCTATGTTACAATTTAAGAATGAGAAGAACATTTGATTATGCAAAAATCAATCACTATGATTATTGGACAACTGTTTTAAGTATCTCTCCACATAAGAATAGTCAATGGATTAATGAAATTGGTGATAGTTGGCAAAGTGAAGCACCAAAATTTCTATATGCTGATTTTAAGAAAAATAATGGTTATTTAAAATCTACTCAGATGACCAAAGAATATGAAATGTATCGACAAAACTATTGTGGTTGCATGTTTAGTTATGAAGAAATGTTAAAGAGAGAAAGTCAGAAATAA
- a CDS encoding [FeFe] hydrogenase, group A — protein sequence MSKHLGMDIRVPIECDNPSIQRDEEKCIRCGQCKTICQDYIGVHGTYRLEDTQDTAVCINCGQCANVCPVSSIHETYEYPLVQEEMKNPDKIIIFNTSPSVRIALGEEFGMPDGSFVEGKMVALLRKLGGQFVLDTNFSADLTILEEGTELIRRLTNQTKPLPQFTSCCPAWVKYLEIYHPDMREHLSTAKSPIGMQGPTVKTYFAKKMNLDPTKIVNIAVTPCTAKKYEIRREEMCDAGKYLGIDNMRDMDYVITTRELAKWAKEENIDFTSLEDSQFDPLMGEASGAGVIFGNSGGVMEAALRTAYEIMTGQSAPADLLSYTPVRGLDDVKEASVEINGITVNIAVIFGTKNASAFIEKMKTSNKQYHFIEVMTCPGGCIGGGGQPKDTQYQGDILRAKRIAGLYNRDQSMSLRKSHENPEIKQLYQDFYQAPMSDLAEDMLHTSYTDRSKTLGK from the coding sequence ATGAGTAAACATTTAGGAATGGATATTCGTGTACCAATAGAATGTGATAATCCATCAATTCAAAGAGATGAAGAGAAATGCATTCGATGTGGTCAATGTAAAACAATTTGTCAAGATTATATTGGCGTTCATGGAACATATCGTTTAGAGGATACACAAGATACAGCTGTCTGTATCAATTGTGGACAATGTGCAAATGTATGTCCAGTATCAAGTATTCATGAAACTTATGAATATCCATTGGTTCAAGAAGAAATGAAAAATCCTGATAAAATCATTATTTTTAATACTTCTCCATCAGTCAGAATAGCATTAGGTGAAGAATTTGGAATGCCTGATGGTTCTTTTGTGGAAGGGAAAATGGTTGCATTACTAAGAAAACTGGGAGGTCAATTTGTTTTAGATACAAATTTTTCTGCGGACTTAACAATTTTGGAAGAAGGTACAGAATTAATACGTCGCTTAACAAATCAAACAAAGCCTTTACCACAATTCACAAGTTGTTGTCCAGCATGGGTGAAATATTTAGAAATATATCATCCTGATATGCGTGAACATCTTTCAACAGCTAAGAGTCCAATTGGTATGCAAGGACCAACTGTTAAAACATATTTTGCTAAAAAAATGAATTTAGATCCAACAAAAATTGTCAATATTGCAGTAACACCTTGTACCGCTAAAAAATATGAAATTCGTAGAGAAGAAATGTGTGATGCTGGTAAATATTTAGGAATTGATAATATGCGTGATATGGATTATGTCATTACGACAAGAGAACTTGCAAAATGGGCAAAAGAAGAAAATATTGATTTTACTTCTTTAGAAGATTCTCAATTTGATCCATTAATGGGAGAAGCTAGTGGAGCAGGAGTTATTTTTGGTAACTCAGGTGGTGTTATGGAAGCTGCTTTGCGTACTGCTTATGAAATTATGACAGGTCAGAGTGCTCCTGCTGATTTGTTGAGTTATACTCCAGTAAGAGGATTAGATGATGTCAAGGAAGCAAGTGTTGAGATTAATGGAATAACGGTTAATATTGCAGTGATTTTTGGAACAAAGAATGCGAGTGCATTTATTGAAAAAATGAAAACATCTAATAAACAATATCACTTTATAGAAGTCATGACTTGTCCTGGCGGTTGCATTGGTGGTGGAGGTCAACCAAAAGATACTCAATACCAGGGAGATATTTTACGTGCAAAACGCATTGCTGGATTATACAATCGAGATCAATCTATGTCTTTAAGAAAGAGTCATGAGAATCCAGAAATCAAACAATTATATCAAGATTTTTATCAAGCGCCGATGAGTGACTTAGCTGAAGATATGTTACATACATCATATACAGATAGAAGTAAAACTTTGGGAAAATAG
- a CDS encoding GTP pyrophosphokinase, with protein MVNKEKLRLLDNKNLKKDILNQVIKSPVFSNVNSLLRMQQIYEAGIKEIQTKLEILDSEFKVKFDHNPIHHIESRLKKPESIIKKAIDKDITLTEKEIMNHIHDIAGIRVICNYIDDVYVVAQLLIDQDDIRLIKIKDYIQNPKPNGYRSLHLVLEVPIFLAEGAQPIHVEVQLRTIAMDFWASLEHRLRYKTENNVPEDIKDELIQCAIDISELDHKMQNIYNRLNHGQRNQ; from the coding sequence ATGGTAAATAAAGAAAAATTAAGATTATTAGATAACAAAAATTTAAAAAAAGATATTTTGAATCAGGTTATTAAAAGTCCAGTTTTTAGTAATGTGAATAGCTTATTGCGTATGCAACAAATTTATGAAGCAGGGATTAAAGAGATTCAAACAAAGTTGGAAATATTAGATTCTGAATTTAAAGTAAAGTTTGATCATAATCCTATTCATCATATTGAATCTAGGTTAAAGAAACCAGAAAGTATTATTAAAAAAGCAATTGATAAAGATATTACATTAACTGAAAAAGAGATTATGAATCATATTCATGATATTGCTGGAATTCGAGTGATTTGTAATTATATAGATGATGTCTATGTGGTAGCACAATTGTTAATTGATCAAGATGATATTAGACTTATCAAGATAAAGGATTATATTCAAAATCCCAAACCTAATGGTTATAGAAGTTTACATCTGGTATTAGAGGTGCCTATATTTTTAGCAGAAGGAGCACAACCTATTCATGTAGAAGTACAACTTAGAACAATTGCGATGGATTTTTGGGCTTCCTTAGAACATAGATTAAGATATAAGACTGAGAATAATGTTCCAGAAGATATTAAAGATGAGTTAATCCAGTGTGCAATTGATATATCTGAATTAGATCATAAAATGCAAAATATATATAATCGTTTAAATCACGGACAAAGGAATCAGTAA
- a CDS encoding putative bifunctional diguanylate cyclase/phosphodiesterase, translated as MSWNIVPECVSIIILMIIWIYSRKGSALPTLKNQLFQSCFLITFCAMATNILSTVMIQYLHLFPIWLTELITTLYFICTPLMGMIYFLYSASIIYDNDYLFKVMLMGSIPGIGYVILVCLNPVLHLLFQLDSINGYTRGSLIAVTYIIFYIYCIASVIIVMINKKKVDYQIYKILTTFPIIAVIVIIIQQIYPTIILSGTAATMALLIIYLHLQNKQLTIDSITNLPNRSELFSMMEILIHKNNQAPFILMVISLRDFKRINEIYGQLKGNEFLKIISQFLCTITSRNHVYRFNGDEFAILIPGDSQEEVKSITHKLTERMNHSWQLHDYRIHISTVIGIASYPSSAITAEKLITAVEYAVIQAKHDPHKDIYYCDLEMMNSISRRDEIIQILKDKIADKSFELYYQPIINMETGKFQYAESLLRIPDSPLGPLYPDEFIPIAEETGLIIEMTYQIIDKVCQFIQLLINDNIEMTSIHINFSASQFNEDNLVEKVINIIEKNQIPFSKIKIEFTETTIAKNVQLVTDFTNTLAQKGIRMGLDDFGTGYSNIASVLDIPFGTIKLDKSLIWSAIEHPRSAIIVKNLTRAFQDLGLSVVAEGVENEEHVQLIKDCHIDYVQGFYYARPMDKEQTIKFLKEKCISN; from the coding sequence TTGTCTTGGAATATAGTTCCTGAGTGTGTATCTATCATTATTCTTATGATCATATGGATATACTCAAGAAAAGGAAGTGCTTTACCAACTTTAAAGAATCAACTTTTCCAAAGTTGCTTTCTGATTACTTTTTGTGCAATGGCAACAAATATTTTATCTACTGTAATGATTCAATATCTGCATTTATTTCCTATTTGGTTAACTGAACTCATAACAACTCTTTATTTCATTTGTACACCACTTATGGGAATGATTTATTTTCTTTATTCTGCTTCTATTATTTATGATAATGATTACTTATTCAAAGTTATGTTGATGGGAAGCATTCCTGGTATAGGTTATGTTATTTTGGTTTGTTTAAACCCTGTTCTTCATCTTTTATTTCAATTAGATTCAATTAATGGTTATACTCGTGGTTCATTAATTGCTGTTACTTATATTATTTTTTACATATATTGCATAGCAAGTGTCATTATTGTCATGATTAATAAAAAGAAGGTTGATTATCAAATTTATAAAATATTAACAACCTTTCCAATCATTGCTGTTATCGTTATTATTATTCAACAAATTTATCCAACTATTATTTTATCTGGAACTGCAGCAACAATGGCTTTATTAATTATTTATTTACATTTACAAAATAAGCAATTAACAATTGATTCAATTACGAATCTCCCTAATCGTTCTGAATTATTTTCTATGATGGAAATCTTAATTCATAAAAATAATCAAGCTCCTTTTATTCTTATGGTTATTTCTTTAAGAGATTTTAAAAGAATTAATGAGATCTATGGTCAATTAAAAGGAAATGAATTTTTAAAAATAATTTCACAATTTTTATGTACTATCACAAGTCGAAATCACGTATATCGTTTTAATGGTGATGAATTTGCTATTCTCATTCCAGGTGATTCCCAAGAAGAGGTCAAGTCTATTACTCATAAACTGACTGAGAGAATGAATCATTCCTGGCAACTCCATGATTATCGAATTCATATTTCTACAGTTATTGGTATCGCAAGTTATCCTTCTAGTGCTATCACTGCTGAAAAGTTAATTACAGCAGTTGAATATGCTGTCATTCAGGCAAAACATGATCCCCATAAAGACATTTATTATTGCGATTTAGAAATGATGAATTCTATTTCTAGACGTGATGAAATTATTCAAATATTAAAAGATAAGATTGCTGATAAAAGTTTTGAACTCTATTATCAGCCAATTATTAATATGGAAACTGGAAAATTTCAATATGCTGAATCTTTACTCAGAATACCTGATTCACCTCTAGGACCTTTATATCCAGATGAATTTATTCCGATTGCTGAAGAAACAGGATTAATTATTGAAATGACATATCAAATCATTGATAAAGTTTGTCAATTTATTCAATTACTGATTAATGATAATATAGAGATGACATCTATTCATATTAATTTTTCTGCTTCTCAATTTAATGAAGATAATCTTGTTGAAAAAGTAATAAATATTATTGAAAAAAATCAAATTCCTTTTTCCAAAATTAAAATTGAATTTACTGAAACAACTATTGCTAAAAACGTTCAGTTGGTGACTGACTTTACCAATACCTTAGCTCAAAAAGGTATCCGCATGGGTCTTGATGATTTCGGAACAGGTTATTCTAATATTGCATCAGTTCTTGATATACCGTTTGGAACAATTAAATTAGATAAGAGTTTAATATGGTCAGCTATTGAGCATCCTCGTTCTGCTATTATTGTAAAAAACTTAACACGTGCTTTTCAAGATTTAGGATTATCAGTTGTTGCTGAAGGAGTTGAAAATGAAGAACATGTACAATTGATTAAAGATTGTCATATTGATTATGTACAAGGCTTCTATTATGCACGTCCAATGGATAAAGAACAAACAATTAAATTTCTTAAAGAAAAATGCATCTCTAATTAA
- a CDS encoding aminotransferase class I/II-fold pyridoxal phosphate-dependent enzyme, whose protein sequence is MNYEDVLSDRVKVIKPSGIRKFFDLASQMEGVISLGVGEPDFTTPWAIREAAIYSIEKGRTFYTANQGLLELREEICQYYQRRFGVTYHADKNCIVTVGGSEGIDIAIRAILNPGDEMIVLDPGYVAYTPGVELAGGIPVPINLRHEDQFKLTPELLKAAITPKTKAILLNYPSNPTGGFMTKEDYQKIVPIIKESGMIVLSDEIYAELSYEEEFCSIASFDEIKDQVIVVSGFSKAFAMTGWRLGYTLANEVLTKAMNKIHQYVIMSAPSPAQYGAIEGLRHCEDEVLKMRDSYKTRRNFLVKAFNDMGLETFKPQGAFYVFPCIKSTGLTSDEFCEKLLDDQKVACVPGTAFGPAGEGFIRVSYAYSIEELKVATIKIKEFVDKMRNH, encoded by the coding sequence ATGAATTATGAAGATGTTTTAAGTGACAGAGTGAAAGTCATTAAGCCAAGTGGAATTCGTAAGTTTTTTGATTTAGCTTCACAAATGGAAGGAGTTATTTCTTTAGGGGTTGGTGAACCTGATTTTACAACACCTTGGGCAATTAGAGAAGCTGCGATCTATTCTATTGAAAAAGGGCGTACTTTCTATACAGCAAATCAAGGACTTCTAGAATTAAGAGAAGAAATTTGTCAATATTATCAAAGAAGATTTGGAGTCACTTATCATGCTGATAAGAACTGTATTGTGACAGTGGGTGGCTCTGAGGGAATTGATATTGCAATTCGTGCTATTCTTAATCCTGGTGATGAAATGATTGTTCTGGATCCTGGCTATGTTGCTTATACCCCTGGAGTAGAATTAGCAGGAGGAATTCCCGTTCCTATTAATTTACGTCATGAAGATCAGTTCAAATTGACGCCAGAGTTGTTGAAGGCAGCTATTACTCCTAAAACGAAAGCTATTTTGTTGAATTATCCATCTAATCCAACTGGTGGTTTTATGACAAAAGAAGATTATCAAAAAATTGTTCCCATTATTAAAGAATCAGGAATGATTGTTTTATCTGATGAAATTTATGCTGAATTAAGTTATGAGGAGGAATTTTGTTCAATTGCGTCATTTGATGAAATTAAAGATCAAGTCATAGTTGTTAGTGGTTTTTCAAAAGCATTTGCGATGACAGGATGGCGTTTAGGATATACTTTAGCCAATGAAGTACTTACAAAAGCGATGAATAAGATTCATCAATATGTTATTATGTCAGCTCCATCACCTGCTCAATATGGTGCTATTGAAGGTCTGAGACATTGTGAGGATGAAGTTTTAAAAATGCGTGATTCATATAAAACAAGAAGAAATTTCTTAGTCAAGGCATTTAATGATATGGGACTAGAAACATTTAAACCACAAGGTGCATTTTATGTTTTTCCATGTATTAAATCAACAGGGTTAACATCAGATGAGTTTTGTGAAAAACTATTAGATGATCAAAAAGTAGCCTGTGTTCCTGGTACTGCTTTTGGACCAGCGGGTGAAGGTTTTATTCGTGTATCTTATGCTTATAGTATAGAAGAATTAAAAGTTGCAACTATAAAAATCAAAGAATTTGTGGATAAGATGAGAAATCACTAG
- a CDS encoding Lrp/AsnC family transcriptional regulator yields MEDRLLLSLLQKNARMKITDLAAALDETKDNVIERLTELEKQKVICGYHTIVNWDLTNTEIVTALIQINASPEREYGYDRIASHIYKFDEIDTMYLLSGSFEFVAIVKGKTMQEVAHFVASKLACLDGVTGTSTYFVLKQYKNNGVVLIEDEDGQNDRLVVTP; encoded by the coding sequence ATGGAAGATAGATTATTATTAAGTTTGTTACAAAAAAATGCGAGGATGAAGATTACTGACCTAGCGGCCGCCTTAGATGAAACGAAAGATAATGTAATTGAAAGATTAACAGAGTTAGAAAAACAAAAAGTTATCTGTGGGTATCATACAATTGTCAATTGGGATTTAACAAATACAGAAATCGTTACTGCATTAATACAAATTAATGCAAGTCCTGAAAGAGAATATGGATATGATCGTATTGCTAGTCATATTTATAAATTTGATGAAATTGATACAATGTATTTATTGAGTGGTAGTTTTGAGTTTGTTGCTATTGTAAAAGGGAAGACAATGCAGGAGGTTGCTCATTTTGTGGCTAGTAAGTTAGCTTGTCTTGATGGTGTAACTGGGACATCGACTTATTTTGTGTTAAAGCAATATAAGAATAATGGTGTTGTTTTGATTGAGGATGAAGATGGTCAAAATGATAGATTGGTGGTGACTCCATAA